One genomic window of Bacillota bacterium includes the following:
- a CDS encoding transposase, translating to TNILDDKEFSPADVLREYKNQTAVELSFRFLKNPVYVDGIYVKNTERVVAIGYVFLMALLIYALLQRRVRRNLAKETKPLTIPGKRKSFSPTGTMLLEMLKPLTIATIETDSGFIHQVPENQWTEDIRRLLHLAGFSEDIYCGTNYGRSPYAN from the coding sequence CACCAACATTCTTGATGATAAAGAATTTTCTCCCGCCGATGTGCTGCGGGAATACAAAAACCAGACTGCAGTGGAGCTGTCCTTCCGCTTCCTGAAGAATCCGGTTTATGTGGATGGGATCTATGTCAAGAACACGGAACGGGTGGTTGCTATAGGCTACGTCTTCCTGATGGCCTTACTGATTTATGCCCTGCTGCAGCGCCGGGTGCGGCGTAATCTGGCCAAAGAAACCAAGCCTTTGACAATCCCCGGGAAGCGCAAATCTTTCAGCCCTACGGGAACAATGCTGCTGGAGATGCTGAAGCCACTTACCATAGCCACTATTGAAACCGATTCCGGTTTTATCCATCAGGTTCCGGAGAACCAGTGGACCGAAGACATCCGCCGGCTTTTGCATCTGGCCGGTTTCAGTGAAGATATTTACTGTGGTACGAACTATGGGAGGTCTCCTTACGCCAATTGA